A genomic region of Enterococcus sp. 12C11_DIV0727 contains the following coding sequences:
- the rpoZ gene encoding DNA-directed RNA polymerase subunit omega has product MMLKPSIDSLLKEVPSKYSLVILASKRAHELDEGAQPTLESFESVKSVGQALEEIDAATVINDPRPEEKRERMRMAKEEQKMRHEQEQKELENRIREEKSL; this is encoded by the coding sequence ATGATGCTAAAACCATCTATTGACTCATTATTAAAAGAAGTACCATCAAAATATTCACTTGTGATCTTAGCAAGTAAACGCGCTCACGAATTAGACGAAGGTGCACAACCAACACTAGAAAGTTTTGAATCTGTAAAAAGCGTAGGTCAAGCATTAGAAGAAATCGATGCTGCAACAGTAATCAATGATCCTCGTCCAGAAGAAAAACGTGAAAGAATGCGTATGGCAAAAGAAGAACAAAAAATGAGACACGAACAAGAACAAAAAGAACTTGAAAATCGCATCCGCGAAGAAAAAAGTTTATAA
- a CDS encoding YcaO-like family protein: MDDFLIIFNSVAMYKKKKSFYYFEDVGTKLDSNDEGYLANFPLFNSKKENECVSILNHDVDMDIFIIRDLSNFESFYENRKLDKVTILEFFDCYLLLNKGTNICLKCFIQRYIEGIEDEISSFCPELFNAKFCFTTNLTKKNVKKIYSHIQSNTIVLYEKGKNSSYITFIQCYPNCVTQNFVKRQLEKPMELYQNTGFRKYSVKNFDDYIGRCSPVKEIQNLIGIDPISYPVFGAVSACQRNETNYRYHGGKGLTEQQAKMSAVGEAIERYCARQFGYENILFKNVKELNRAEAKYLNPNVLFPFEELEYKDEKSYEWVEGVDLRTKKEILIPANVVFFPYNADTELHFTSQSTTGLASGITVEDAILQGVCEVFERHNYSISHKTSDIKGEIIDLNIDYASFFKDISWAQNMVKDFKLHLTLLNAEHGLYTVHCVLESRKNQFPKCSHGSGASFNLDTAIYRAICESLQMRTSQIILNKEDKLSDSEYLVYKEWGDGNEKYFYTFLNNNERNIMEITNENKETRTLVQQQSTLEAFINSSDFNFYVVDLSRDDVPLKVVRIIVPEAQDIDNTNRKISPLLKKNGFNNYLPMFS, translated from the coding sequence ATGGACGATTTTTTAATAATTTTTAATAGTGTGGCTATGTATAAAAAGAAAAAAAGCTTTTATTACTTTGAAGATGTAGGAACGAAACTGGACTCTAATGACGAAGGATATTTGGCTAATTTTCCTTTATTTAATTCCAAAAAGGAAAATGAATGTGTTTCTATATTGAATCACGATGTTGATATGGATATTTTTATTATTAGAGATTTGTCAAATTTTGAATCTTTTTACGAGAACCGTAAGCTAGATAAAGTTACTATATTAGAATTTTTTGATTGTTATTTATTGCTAAACAAGGGGACAAACATTTGTTTAAAGTGTTTCATTCAGAGGTATATTGAAGGGATTGAAGATGAAATATCTTCATTTTGTCCAGAGTTGTTTAACGCAAAGTTTTGTTTTACTACTAATCTAACAAAGAAAAATGTGAAAAAAATTTATAGTCATATACAAAGTAATACCATAGTTTTATACGAAAAAGGGAAAAATTCATCGTATATTACATTTATTCAGTGCTATCCTAATTGTGTGACACAAAATTTCGTTAAACGACAGTTAGAGAAACCGATGGAATTATATCAAAATACAGGATTTAGAAAATATTCTGTTAAAAATTTTGACGATTATATTGGTCGCTGTTCTCCAGTCAAAGAAATACAAAATTTAATCGGAATAGATCCTATTTCTTATCCCGTATTTGGAGCTGTTTCGGCTTGTCAACGAAACGAAACGAACTATCGGTATCATGGTGGTAAAGGATTGACTGAACAGCAAGCCAAAATGAGTGCAGTAGGCGAAGCAATTGAGCGATACTGCGCAAGGCAGTTTGGTTATGAAAATATTCTATTTAAAAATGTGAAAGAGTTGAATCGTGCAGAAGCTAAATATTTAAATCCAAATGTGCTGTTCCCTTTTGAAGAACTCGAGTACAAAGATGAAAAAAGTTACGAATGGGTTGAAGGAGTAGATTTAAGGACGAAAAAAGAAATACTCATCCCAGCTAATGTTGTTTTTTTCCCTTACAACGCTGATACGGAATTACACTTTACTAGCCAAAGTACAACAGGGTTAGCCAGTGGGATTACTGTAGAAGATGCAATTTTACAGGGAGTTTGCGAGGTTTTTGAAAGACATAACTATTCTATTTCTCATAAAACCTCAGATATTAAAGGAGAAATAATTGATTTGAATATTGATTATGCGAGTTTTTTTAAAGATATTAGTTGGGCTCAAAATATGGTAAAAGATTTCAAACTTCACCTAACCTTATTGAATGCAGAACATGGTCTTTATACAGTTCATTGTGTGTTAGAGTCAAGAAAAAATCAGTTTCCAAAATGCTCACATGGTTCGGGGGCCTCTTTCAACTTAGATACTGCGATATATCGTGCTATTTGTGAATCCTTACAAATGAGAACGTCGCAAATAATATTAAACAAAGAAGATAAATTGAGTGATAGTGAGTATCTAGTATATAAAGAATGGGGGGATGGCAATGAGAAGTATTTCTATACATTCTTGAACAACAACGAACGTAACATAATGGAAATTACTAACGAAAATAAAGAGACAAGAACGCTCGTTCAACAACAGTCAACGCTAGAAGCCTTCATTAATAGTTCGGATTTTAATTTTTATGTAGTTGATTTGAGTCGAGATGATGTTCCATTAAAAGTAGTGAGAATTATCGTTCCTGAAGCACAAGACATTGATAATACAAATAGAAAGATTTCTCCATTATTAAAAAAAAATGGTTTCAATAACTACTTACCTATGTTTTCTTAA
- a CDS encoding DUF1958 domain-containing protein — protein MFTRITLLKTISSLLLIACILLGSFAQTSYAQEDLMEFAEKTGFPVKEAYRPKASIVIDADSGQILWEEQPDLAWSPASIAKVMTMYLAFEAMEQGKFDLDTTITATETDVKISQIYALSNNKIALGVHYPVRDIFSMVAVPSSNVATLMLANLVSGNDGASFIRKMNDKAAELGMNNTTYFNCSGAQIGSFEGLYQAEGIDPNGENKSTARDLAILTYNLLKKYPDVLQFTSKPVVKTMENTPYEETFETYNYSLPGAKYGYNGVDGLKTGSSPLGGFNYIATAKKGDLRLIEVILGVGSWSDQEGEYERHLAGNAILDHAFSTYEYKKLLSKGSNKIEQKEINLEQDLYGFVKKNSEPSFTLADGQLSLKSELGQVSPNIPAKSVSYQDSETQTGNNNSDKTNAKKTSQSAKTPKKEHNYLISSLLVGLGLLFLICSRLFRKRIAGVKRGSRTIATPTTRLFFTLGALLVLSAVGAFLFL, from the coding sequence ATGTTCACACGAATAACACTTTTGAAAACAATCAGCAGCTTGCTACTGATTGCTTGTATTTTACTTGGAAGTTTTGCTCAAACAAGTTATGCACAAGAGGATTTAATGGAATTTGCAGAAAAAACAGGCTTTCCCGTTAAAGAAGCCTACCGTCCAAAAGCCTCGATTGTGATTGATGCTGATTCCGGCCAGATTTTGTGGGAAGAGCAGCCAGATTTAGCTTGGAGTCCTGCCAGTATCGCCAAAGTCATGACAATGTATTTAGCATTTGAAGCGATGGAGCAAGGAAAATTTGATTTAGACACGACGATCACAGCGACTGAAACAGATGTCAAAATCTCACAGATCTATGCATTAAGCAATAACAAAATCGCCTTAGGTGTTCATTATCCTGTTCGTGATATCTTTTCTATGGTTGCAGTTCCTTCATCAAATGTTGCCACGCTGATGTTGGCAAATCTTGTTTCTGGTAATGATGGCGCCAGCTTTATTCGTAAAATGAACGATAAAGCGGCAGAATTAGGCATGAACAATACTACTTACTTTAATTGTAGCGGTGCACAAATCGGTTCTTTTGAAGGCTTATATCAAGCCGAAGGTATCGACCCTAATGGCGAAAACAAATCAACTGCTAGAGATTTAGCTATTTTAACTTACAACCTACTAAAAAAATATCCAGATGTTTTACAATTTACTAGTAAACCTGTTGTTAAAACGATGGAAAATACCCCCTATGAAGAAACGTTTGAAACCTACAATTATTCCTTACCTGGTGCGAAATATGGTTATAACGGCGTAGATGGCTTAAAAACCGGATCCAGCCCGCTTGGCGGTTTCAATTATATTGCGACAGCCAAAAAAGGGGATCTCCGACTAATCGAAGTTATTTTAGGCGTAGGTTCTTGGTCCGATCAAGAAGGCGAATACGAGCGTCATCTAGCTGGAAATGCGATCTTAGACCATGCCTTTTCTACGTATGAATATAAAAAATTACTTTCTAAAGGATCAAACAAGATCGAGCAAAAAGAGATCAATCTTGAGCAGGATCTCTATGGCTTTGTCAAAAAGAACAGTGAGCCTAGCTTCACTCTAGCAGATGGTCAACTTTCTTTGAAAAGTGAACTCGGTCAAGTTTCACCGAATATTCCTGCTAAAAGTGTCAGCTATCAAGATTCTGAGACACAAACAGGTAATAACAATTCAGATAAAACAAACGCCAAAAAAACTAGTCAATCAGCAAAAACACCAAAAAAAGAGCATAATTATTTAATCAGTAGTCTTCTAGTAGGTCTAGGTCTACTATTCCTGATTTGTTCAAGACTATTTAGAAAACGAATTGCTGGAGTTAAACGTGGTAGTCGCACAATAGCCACACCTACAACTCGTTTATTCTTTACATTAGGCGCTCTATTAGTGCTTTCAGCAGTTGGCGCATTTCTATTTTTATAA
- the gmk gene encoding guanylate kinase → MSERGLLIVLSGPSGVGKGTVRKAIFDSEENDFQYSISMTTRKMREGEVEGVDYYFRTKEEFEAMIEAGEMLEYAQYVGNYYGTPLSYVNKTLDEGKDVFLEIEVQGAEQVKEQVPDGVFIFLTPPDLAELKSRIVGRGTDDHEVIEERMRVARAEIEMMALYDYAVVNDEVPLAVKRIKEIIASEHFRVDRVIGNYIKMLKEM, encoded by the coding sequence ATGTCAGAGCGTGGGTTATTAATTGTACTATCGGGTCCTTCTGGAGTTGGTAAAGGAACGGTACGCAAAGCAATTTTTGATAGTGAAGAAAACGATTTTCAGTATTCGATTTCTATGACTACCCGTAAAATGCGGGAAGGGGAAGTAGAAGGGGTAGATTATTACTTCCGCACAAAAGAAGAATTTGAAGCAATGATCGAAGCTGGCGAGATGCTAGAATACGCACAGTATGTAGGGAATTACTACGGAACGCCGCTTTCTTATGTCAACAAAACGCTTGATGAAGGAAAAGATGTCTTTTTAGAAATCGAAGTCCAAGGTGCTGAGCAAGTAAAAGAACAAGTGCCGGATGGGGTCTTTATTTTTCTAACTCCACCAGATTTAGCTGAGCTTAAATCACGGATCGTTGGTCGTGGTACGGATGATCATGAAGTGATTGAAGAACGAATGCGTGTGGCTCGCGCAGAAATCGAAATGATGGCATTATATGATTATGCGGTTGTGAACGATGAAGTTCCATTAGCTGTAAAACGAATCAAAGAAATTATCGCGAGTGAACATTTTCGCGTTGATCGAGTAATTGGCAACTATATTAAAATGTTGAAGGAGATGTAG